One window of Pocillopora verrucosa isolate sample1 chromosome 9, ASM3666991v2, whole genome shotgun sequence genomic DNA carries:
- the LOC131786844 gene encoding transmembrane protein 177, giving the protein MAARTLSMDKILRSLVGVGIGGLIIVRGSAELFPHLYKQIYGLKDEKGALVAVPDRCREQLDVVAERYGVKNVNNVNLFIYRGFHGISLGSSLLPAGAVIGLPRWYLFQSEEDIRNSGLKFGKTVGWDSEFGKAVSETFLPTDDMIAFTIGHELAHTEEHFHLKLYHTFAPPTWLYITYRISNSTSKIFKHRFDLQALFYLGIIGVSLFTYTRVYQKLRHFAEFDADEVSAKCDPRMARGGVDFFAMTLKRNLMQRALLGKEGEKSFTEEGNFIARSLISTHPPFTDRLDRVKNILESSPK; this is encoded by the coding sequence ATGGCGGCTCGCACGTTGAGTATGGACAAGATACTGAGATCTCTTGTTGGTGTAGGAATCGGAGGACTGATTATTGTCAGGGGCTCAGCTGAGTTATTTCCGCATCTTTATAAGCAAATCTATGGCCTTAAAGATGAAAAAGGTGCGTTGGTCGCAGTACCCGATCGTTGTCGAGAACAACTGGATGTGGTTGCGGAAAGATATGGTGTTAAAAATGTGAACAATGTTAACTTGTTTATCTATCGAGGTTTCCATGGTATTTCACTTGGATCATCTCTACTTCCCGCTGGAGCTGTAATAGGTTTACCAAGGTGGTATTTGTTTCAGAGTGAAGAAGATATTCGTAACTCCGGCCTTAAATTCGGAAAAACAGTTGGTTGGGACTCTGAATTTGGTAAGGCAGTGTCTGAAACATTCCTTCCAACAGACGACATGATAGCATTCACAATTGGCCACGAGCTCGCTCATACGGAGGAACATTTTCACTTAAAGTTATATCACACGTTTGCACCCCCAACGTGGCTGTATATTACGTACAGAATTTCTAATTCGACATCGAAAATTTTTAAACATCGATTTGATTTGCAAGCTCTTTTTTACCTTGGCATCATTGGAGTAAGCCTATTTACTTACACGCGCGTTTACCAAAAGTTGCGCCACTTCGCAGAATTTGATGCAGACGAAGTATCTGCTAAATGTGATCCTCGTATGGCACGAGGTGGTGTTGATTTTTTTGCAATGACATTGAAACGAAACTTGATGCAAAGAGCATTGCTTGGAAAGGAAGGAGAGAAAAGTTTCACAGAAGAAGGGAATTTTATAGCACGTTCTTTAATATCAACGCATCCACCCTTCACTGATAGACTTGATAGAGTGAAAAATATTCTAGAGTCATCCCCAAAGTAG